Proteins found in one Rhodobacteraceae bacterium D3-12 genomic segment:
- a CDS encoding FAD-binding protein — protein sequence MEMPQPDPGILAKKPTLVERLLRVLPKDAVIHELAETRAYECDALTAYRCPPMAAVLPSSTQEVSDVLRICNELGVPVVPRGAGTSLAGGALPTADCLILGVARMNEVLETDYDNRIIRVQTGRTNLSVSGAVEEEDFFYAPDPSSQLACAIAGNIAMNSGGAHCLKYGVTTNNLLGVTMVMMDGEVVEIGGAHLDAGGYDLLGLICGSEGQLGVVTEATLRILRKPEGARPVLMGFDSNEVAGACVSDIIKAGVLPVAIEFMDRPCIRATEAFAHAGYPDCEALLIVEVEGSEAEIDEQLALILEIARRHNPVELRESGSAEESAKIWLGRKSAFGAMGQINDYMCLDGTIPVSQLPFVLRRIAEMSRDYGLDVGNVFHAGDGNMHPLILFDANKPGDLERCEALGADILRLCVEVGGCLTGEHGVGIEKRDLMVSQFAPDDLDIQMAVKDVFDPAWLLNPAKVFPLEASAKRRAA from the coding sequence ATGGAGATGCCCCAACCCGATCCCGGTATTCTGGCCAAGAAGCCGACGCTCGTGGAGCGATTACTGCGGGTTTTGCCGAAAGACGCGGTGATACATGAATTGGCAGAGACGCGGGCCTATGAGTGTGACGCGCTGACGGCGTATCGCTGTCCGCCGATGGCGGCTGTGTTGCCGTCGTCCACGCAGGAAGTGTCGGACGTTTTGCGGATTTGCAACGAGTTGGGCGTTCCGGTGGTGCCGCGCGGGGCGGGCACATCGCTTGCCGGGGGGGCTTTGCCGACGGCGGATTGTTTGATTCTGGGCGTGGCGCGGATGAACGAGGTTCTGGAGACCGATTACGACAATCGCATCATCCGGGTGCAGACCGGGCGGACGAACCTGAGCGTATCGGGGGCCGTCGAGGAAGAAGATTTCTTTTACGCGCCGGACCCGTCGAGCCAGCTTGCCTGTGCCATTGCCGGCAATATCGCGATGAATTCAGGCGGGGCGCATTGTTTGAAATACGGCGTCACCACCAACAATTTGTTGGGCGTCACCATGGTGATGATGGATGGCGAAGTGGTTGAGATCGGCGGCGCGCATCTGGATGCTGGCGGGTATGACTTGCTGGGTCTGATTTGCGGGTCCGAGGGGCAATTGGGCGTTGTCACGGAAGCAACGCTGCGCATTTTGCGCAAGCCCGAGGGGGCGCGGCCCGTGTTGATGGGGTTTGACAGCAACGAGGTCGCCGGGGCGTGCGTGTCGGATATTATCAAGGCCGGGGTTTTGCCGGTGGCGATTGAGTTCATGGACCGGCCTTGCATTCGCGCGACCGAAGCGTTTGCCCATGCCGGATACCCCGATTGCGAGGCCTTGCTGATTGTTGAAGTCGAAGGCAGCGAGGCCGAGATCGACGAGCAGCTTGCGCTGATCCTTGAAATTGCGCGGCGGCATAATCCGGTGGAGTTACGTGAGAGCGGCAGTGCCGAGGAAAGCGCCAAGATATGGCTGGGACGCAAGAGCGCCTTTGGTGCGATGGGGCAGATCAACGATTACATGTGTCTTGATGGCACGATCCCGGTGAGCCAGTTGCCGTTTGTGTTGCGCCGTATTGCCGAGATGAGCCGCGACTACGGGCTGGATGTGGGCAATGTGTTTCATGCGGGGGATGGCAATATGCATCCGCTGATCCTGTTTGATGCCAATAAGCCCGGTGATCTTGAGCGGTGTGAGGCGCTGGGTGCGGATATCCTTCGGCTTTGTGTTGAGGTGGGGGGATGTTTGACTGGTGAGCATGGTGTGGGGATTGAAAAGCGTGATCTGATGGTCAGTCAATTTGCGCCCGATGATTTGGATATTCAGATGGCGGTGAAGGATGTCTTCGATCCGGCGTGGTTGTTGAACCCGGCGAAGGTGTTTCCGTTGGAGGCGTCGGCGAAGCGGCGCGCGGCATGA
- the glcE gene encoding glycolate oxidase subunit GlcE — translation MTPENETELSEAVQGAAGPLRVVGGGTRPVGHDVVGEVLSTSGMSGIVDYEPGALTLVAGAGTPVQEIEAALAAEKQRLAFEPMDYRALMGTTGTPTIGGVVAANVSGPRRISVGACRDFLLGVRFVDGTGRVLKNGGRVMKNVTGYDLVKLMAGSRGTLGVLSEVSLKVLPVPETEATLILHGQEAGEAVAAMSAALGSPYEVTGAAYLPQVAGESPDVMLRLEGFEASVAYRLGALEAVLSSYGDMSVVRGDASREAWSRVRDVEMFAAGDGDVWRISLKPSDAPDILERMGEDVRVQLDWGGGLIWAMGTAGQDLRARLEPFRGHATLMRASAQTRGAIAVFQPEPAPLGKISQGLRDKFDPRGILNPGLMGRLL, via the coding sequence ATGACGCCAGAAAATGAAACAGAGTTAAGTGAAGCCGTGCAGGGCGCAGCGGGGCCATTGCGGGTGGTTGGCGGCGGGACGCGACCGGTGGGGCATGACGTGGTTGGGGAGGTTCTGTCGACCTCGGGGATGAGCGGAATCGTGGATTATGAGCCGGGTGCGCTTACCCTTGTGGCGGGCGCGGGCACGCCGGTGCAGGAGATCGAGGCAGCTTTGGCCGCGGAAAAGCAGCGGTTGGCGTTTGAGCCGATGGACTATCGCGCGCTTATGGGCACCACGGGCACGCCGACGATTGGCGGCGTGGTGGCGGCGAATGTCAGCGGGCCGAGGCGGATTTCTGTCGGGGCGTGCCGCGATTTCCTGCTTGGGGTCAGGTTTGTTGACGGGACCGGCCGTGTTTTGAAAAACGGCGGGCGGGTGATGAAGAATGTCACCGGATATGACCTTGTGAAGTTGATGGCCGGGAGCCGCGGGACGTTAGGCGTGTTGAGTGAAGTGAGCCTCAAGGTGTTGCCGGTGCCGGAGACGGAGGCGACGTTGATCCTGCATGGACAGGAGGCGGGCGAGGCCGTAGCCGCGATGTCGGCGGCTTTGGGGTCGCCCTATGAGGTGACGGGTGCCGCGTATTTGCCGCAGGTGGCGGGCGAAAGCCCGGATGTGATGTTGCGTCTTGAAGGGTTCGAAGCGTCAGTGGCCTACCGGCTGGGGGCGCTTGAGGCGGTGTTGAGCAGCTATGGTGATATGAGCGTGGTTCGCGGCGACGCGAGCCGTGAGGCGTGGAGCCGGGTGCGCGACGTGGAGATGTTTGCGGCTGGTGACGGGGATGTTTGGCGCATTTCGCTAAAGCCGTCGGATGCGCCAGACATTTTGGAGCGTATGGGAGAAGATGTGCGCGTGCAGCTTGACTGGGGTGGTGGGCTGATCTGGGCGATGGGCACGGCGGGGCAAGATCTTAGGGCGCGGTTAGAGCCGTTTCGCGGCCATGCGACATTGATGCGGGCGAGCGCGCAGACGCGGGGCGCGATTGCAGTGTTTCAACCGGAACCTGCGCCGCTTGGTAAGATTTCTCAAGGTTTGCGCGATAAGTTCGACCCGCGGGGGATTCTGAACCCCGGTTTGATGGGGCGTCTGCTATGA
- the glcF gene encoding glycolate oxidase subunit GlcF — MQTHFTEEQLKDAGTQRANEILRACVHCGFCTATCPTYQVLGDELDSPRGRIYQIKDMLENERVPDEKTVLHIDRCLSCLACMTTCPSGVHYMHLVDHARAYIEDNYKRPFMDRALRWVLARILPYPGRFRLALLGAKIGKPFAFAMPDKRLKAMLQMAPKSIPPVSRNDDPQSFAPKGEKRMRVALMTGCAQKALDTDINDATIRLLRRLGCEVVVAKGAGCCGALTHHMGKEVESHATAAKNIDAWSAEMAGEGLDAIVINTSGCGTTVKDYGHMFRTTDRAEQAAKVAGIAMDVSEILMKLDLPEGAAKGVKVAYHAACSLQHGQQIKTHPKTLLKRAGFEVVEPADSHLCCGSAGTYNLMQPEISGQLKERKVKTLMAKAPDIIAAGNIGCMVQIGSGTDVPVVHTVELLDWATGGPKPRKLAEQY; from the coding sequence ATGCAGACACATTTTACCGAAGAGCAGTTGAAGGACGCCGGGACGCAGCGTGCGAACGAGATTTTGCGCGCCTGTGTGCATTGCGGGTTTTGCACGGCGACCTGTCCGACCTATCAGGTGTTGGGCGACGAGCTGGACAGCCCGAGGGGGCGGATTTACCAGATCAAGGATATGCTGGAAAACGAGCGGGTGCCGGACGAAAAAACGGTGCTGCATATTGACCGCTGTCTGAGCTGTTTGGCCTGTATGACGACCTGCCCATCCGGCGTGCATTACATGCATCTGGTGGATCACGCGCGGGCCTATATCGAGGATAATTACAAGCGCCCCTTCATGGATCGCGCTTTGCGCTGGGTGTTGGCGCGGATCTTGCCTTATCCGGGGCGATTTAGGCTGGCTCTGCTTGGGGCGAAGATTGGCAAACCGTTTGCTTTTGCCATGCCGGACAAGCGGCTCAAGGCGATGTTGCAGATGGCACCCAAGAGCATTCCGCCGGTGAGCCGCAATGATGATCCGCAGAGCTTTGCCCCCAAAGGCGAGAAGCGAATGCGTGTGGCGTTGATGACGGGTTGTGCGCAAAAGGCGTTGGATACCGATATCAACGACGCCACGATCCGCCTGTTGCGGCGGTTGGGCTGTGAGGTGGTTGTGGCCAAGGGTGCGGGCTGTTGCGGGGCGTTGACGCACCACATGGGCAAAGAAGTCGAGAGCCATGCCACCGCCGCGAAAAACATCGACGCGTGGAGCGCGGAAATGGCGGGTGAGGGGTTGGATGCGATTGTCATCAACACCAGCGGTTGTGGCACCACGGTCAAGGATTACGGCCATATGTTTCGCACCACTGACCGCGCCGAACAGGCCGCAAAAGTGGCCGGTATTGCGATGGATGTGAGCGAGATTTTGATGAAGCTCGACCTACCCGAGGGGGCGGCGAAAGGTGTGAAGGTGGCCTATCACGCGGCGTGTTCATTGCAACATGGGCAGCAGATCAAGACGCACCCCAAGACGCTTCTTAAGCGGGCGGGATTTGAGGTGGTGGAGCCTGCGGATAGCCATTTGTGCTGTGGCTCGGCCGGGACATACAACCTGATGCAGCCAGAGATTTCGGGGCAATTGAAAGAGCGCAAGGTTAAAACGCTGATGGCCAAGGCGCCGGACATAATCGCGGCGGGCAATATCGGCTGTATGGTGCAGATCGGCTCGGGCACGGATGTGCCGGTGGTGCATACGGTTGAATTGCTTGATTGGGCCACGGGCGGGCCGAAGCCGAGGAAGTTGGCTGAGCAATACTGA
- a CDS encoding trypsin-like serine protease: MLRLFVTAIVVALVGTAQAQDTGLKRLDTGEDGRGWEAVGRLDIGGKRFCTGAMIAPNLVLTAAHCLYDKDSGKRISNEQIEFLAGWRNGRASAYRWVKRAVVHPEYEYSSNVAADRVRNDVALLELHHPIRNTQVIPFATDQRPAKGDKIGVVSYAKDRSEAPSLQELCRVKARQSGVLIMSCDVDLGSSGAPVFSFEGGEPKIVSVVSAMAEVGGERVSLGTQLQEPLRLLRAELAAGNGVFGNDTRAKGKRIVVGTRSNSGAKFIKP; the protein is encoded by the coding sequence ATGCTGCGCTTGTTTGTTACTGCTATTGTTGTCGCGCTGGTTGGAACCGCGCAGGCGCAGGATACCGGGTTGAAACGGCTTGATACCGGCGAAGATGGTCGCGGTTGGGAAGCCGTTGGGCGTCTGGATATCGGTGGCAAGCGGTTCTGCACCGGGGCGATGATTGCGCCCAATCTGGTGCTGACGGCGGCGCATTGTCTTTATGACAAGGACAGCGGCAAGCGGATCAGCAATGAGCAGATCGAGTTTCTGGCTGGTTGGCGCAACGGGCGGGCCTCGGCCTATCGCTGGGTCAAGCGGGCGGTGGTTCACCCCGAGTATGAATATTCGAGCAACGTCGCCGCCGACCGGGTGCGCAACGATGTGGCGCTTTTGGAGCTGCACCACCCCATTCGCAACACGCAGGTCATTCCGTTTGCCACCGATCAGCGGCCCGCCAAGGGCGACAAGATCGGGGTGGTGTCCTATGCCAAGGACCGCTCAGAGGCGCCATCGCTTCAGGAGTTGTGCCGGGTGAAGGCGCGGCAATCAGGTGTGTTGATCATGAGTTGCGATGTTGATCTTGGCTCTAGCGGCGCGCCGGTGTTCAGCTTTGAGGGCGGCGAGCCAAAAATCGTTTCGGTGGTGTCCGCCATGGCAGAGGTTGGCGGCGAACGGGTGTCGCTTGGCACGCAATTGCAGGAGCCTTTGCGGTTGCTTAGAGCCGAATTGGCGGCGGGCAATGGTGTGTTTGGCAACGACACACGGGCCAAAGGAAAGCGGATCGTTGTCGGGACGCGGAGCAATTCGGGCGCGAAGTTTATCAAGCCATGA
- a CDS encoding trypsin-like serine protease produces the protein MKRAVHRDVAAGLVLAGMVNMIGAAAWANSGLKRLDDRSELLGWEAVGKVQIGGSGFCTGVLIATDLVLTAAHCVYDRQSGKARDAGVFTFRAGWRDGKAIAEREVIAIAAHPGYDPAQPPSPEQIRADAALLKLKQPIPAAVASPFALHSGARTGARVSVVSYGRGRESALSWQRDCGLLGRRQGLMAFDCDVTFGSSGAPVFVREGSRARILSLISTGGAVSRGKVLAYGMELPMVVRELKRGLRAAGPAIGNTGAKIRRLQVGQKSGERRQIGARFIKP, from the coding sequence ATGAAGCGAGCGGTTCATAGGGATGTCGCCGCCGGTTTGGTATTGGCCGGGATGGTCAACATGATTGGCGCGGCGGCCTGGGCCAACAGTGGGTTGAAACGGCTGGATGATCGCAGCGAATTGCTAGGCTGGGAGGCCGTTGGCAAGGTTCAGATCGGCGGTTCGGGGTTTTGCACCGGCGTTTTGATTGCGACCGATCTTGTGCTGACGGCAGCGCATTGCGTGTATGACCGACAGAGCGGAAAAGCGCGGGACGCCGGGGTTTTCACCTTTCGGGCGGGGTGGCGCGATGGCAAGGCGATTGCAGAACGCGAGGTGATCGCGATTGCGGCGCACCCCGGCTATGATCCGGCACAGCCGCCGTCGCCCGAGCAAATCCGCGCCGATGCGGCGTTGTTGAAGTTGAAGCAGCCTATACCGGCGGCTGTGGCCAGCCCGTTTGCATTGCATTCAGGCGCGCGGACCGGCGCGCGGGTGAGCGTTGTGTCTTATGGGCGGGGCCGAGAATCGGCTCTGTCATGGCAGCGCGACTGCGGGCTTTTAGGGCGGCGTCAGGGATTGATGGCGTTTGATTGCGATGTGACCTTTGGATCGTCTGGTGCGCCTGTTTTCGTGCGCGAAGGATCGCGGGCGCGTATTTTGTCGCTGATCTCGACCGGGGGCGCGGTGAGCCGGGGCAAGGTGTTGGCCTATGGCATGGAGCTGCCGATGGTGGTGCGCGAGTTGAAGCGCGGGCTGAGGGCAGCAGGGCCAGCTATTGGGAACACCGGTGCAAAAATACGGCGGCTGCAAGTGGGCCAGAAAAGCGGCGAACGCCGCCAGATCGGGGCGCGTTTCATCAAGCCCTAA
- a CDS encoding Hsp20 family protein, whose amino-acid sequence MRNYDFTPLYRATVGFDQIADMFDRVLSGDVAQNSYPPYNIEKTADDAYRISIAVAGFSDADLSVDVKEGALLVSARKADEGEERTFLHRGIATRAFERRFQLADHVRVTGATHTDGMLHIDLVREVPEALKPRRIEIAKAASIEKDVVEAKTVN is encoded by the coding sequence ATGCGTAACTATGATTTTACCCCGCTTTATCGTGCCACCGTCGGTTTTGACCAGATCGCCGACATGTTTGACCGCGTGCTGTCCGGTGATGTGGCGCAAAACAGCTACCCCCCGTATAACATCGAAAAAACCGCTGATGATGCGTATCGAATCTCGATCGCTGTGGCGGGGTTTTCGGACGCTGACCTGTCGGTTGACGTGAAAGAAGGCGCGCTGCTTGTTTCCGCTCGCAAGGCGGATGAGGGCGAGGAGCGCACGTTCCTGCATCGCGGCATTGCGACCCGCGCGTTTGAGCGCCGGTTCCAGCTTGCCGATCATGTGCGGGTGACAGGCGCGACCCATACAGATGGGATGCTGCATATCGACCTTGTGCGCGAAGTTCCCGAGGCGTTGAAGCCGCGCCGGATCGAGATTGCGAAGGCCGCCAGCATCGAGAAAGACGTGGTTGAGGCAAAGACCGTCAACTAA